The nucleotide sequence CCGGCGAAGGAGGAGAGGAGCGCGATCCGCAGTGTCCTCGGGGCCGCGGCGAGGGTGCGCCGGTCCACCCGTTCGGACAGGGCCCGGTACCAGTACAGGAGGTAGTCGGTCATGCCGTTGGCGCGGACCTCGTCGCCGTACTTCGGGGTGGTCGCCCACCAGCGGGTCATGCCCCGGACGTTGCGGTCCGCGATGTTGGCGTAGTGGATGTCGTAGTCCACCCGCGCGGTCAGGACGGCCCCGACGGCGGCCGGGGCGACGGCCAGCAGGAGCAGCGGCAGCACCAGCGGGTTGAGCACGGTGACGACCGCGCCCGCGGTGACCATCCTGATCAGGGCCGACACGAAGCGCTGGGCGTCCATCACCATGACCTGCGTACGCGTCACGCCCATCTCGGCGGCTTCCTGCCGGTCGGAGAAGCCGTCCACCGCACAGGCGGCCGCCTCCACCCGGCAGACGGCCTCGACCAGAGCGGTGTCCGTGGCGGTCGTCAGCCGGGGAGTGATGCGGCGTTCGGCATAGCGGGCGACGGCCAGCGCGGTCCGGGCCGTGGCGCTCGCGCAGGCGACGACGAGCAGCGCGGGCAGGGCCGCCCGCAGCCGGTCCGCCATCGCGCCCGCACCGAGGAGCGGGGTCATGGCCCTGGCCGTGGCGGTCAGCAGTACGGCGGCCGCCACACCGGTCGCCACCTGGCAGGCGAGCAGCAGCAGGACGGCACGGCGGTCGATGGCCCACGCCATGGCCGTGATCCGGCCCAGCACACGCGGGAGTTGGGCGCACAGGCCGCGGAAGCTGGCCTCGCCGAGCGGGTTGACGGAGTAGTGCCCGGAGTAGGTGATCTCCGCCGGGGCGGGCGGTGGGACGGTACGGGACGATGTGCTCAACTGCGCGTCTCCCTGCGTGACGGAATCCGGTGGACGATGCGGCACCGGGGTCAACGACAGGGAGACGGATATCGAACACACGTGTTTCGGCCGCAGCGGAGTCCGTATCGCGAGGCGTGATTCCGGGAGACCGGGAAACGCGCCGCAGGACTCACCGCGTCGGGCCCTCGCGTGGCACTGGCCGAATCGCCGCGGCCGATACGCGTGTGACGGACGGGTTCCGCTCAGCTCTTGAGGCGCTCGCGGTCGCCCATGATCACGACCGGGTGGTCGGCGGGGTCGAGGGTGCGCAGCAGGGTCTTCATGCCTGCCTCCGGAACGGTCACGCAGGCCGACGTGCCGTCACCGTGGTCCAGGTGCAGCCAGATGCCGCCGCCCTTCTCCACGCCCTCGGGACGGCTCCAGTCATAGGGCGGGGTGCCCTTGAGCCGGTTGTAGTTGATGGCAATGACGTAGTCGAAGTCGTGGGCGTGGGCCTCGTCGTCCTGGTTCACCGAAGCGGCGTAGGCGTTGTCGTCGTACCAGTACGGCAGCTTGCTGCCCGGGCTGCGCAGCGTGCCTCCGGCGTCGGTGAGGCTGAAGACGCCGACGGGACTGCGCTCGTCGTCGAGCTGATGGTCCGTCGTCCAGCCCCGGCGGCCGTTGTGCGACGGCCAGCTCGCGGACTGCTTCCACTGGGCGCCCTGCTTCTCGTACAGCACCGCGAGGCCCTCGGCGGAGTCCCGGTCGTCGCCGTAGACGACCACGAGCTGCCGGGTGGCGGACGGTATCTGCTCGCCCATCCGCGCCCCGACGCCGGGGACGCCGGTGCCGGTCGCCGGACTGGAGGAGCCGGACACGGCGGGGTTGCCGTTGCCCGCGGCGCCGCCGGAGCGCGCCCGCCCGTCGGTGTCCCCGCAGGACGTGGCCACCGCGAGCAGGACACCGCAGACGGCCGCCGCGGATATGGCATGCCGGGCACCACCGCGCCGCGCATACCGGGGACAGGACGGAGTGTCAGTGGAGTTCCGCATGATCCAAATCCTGTGGCGCGACCCGCGGGGCGCGCATCCCGGACCGGCATCCGGCCTAAGCGTGCCGCTACCGTGTCTCCCCATGACAGTCACCGGGACGGACATCACGGCGGACCTGATCCGGGATCTGCTGCGCGAGCAGCACCCCGACCTGGCGGACCGCCCCCTGAAGCTCGGAGCGCTCGGCTGGGACAACCAGGTGTGGCGGCTCGGCGACGACCTCGCCGTCCGCATGCCCTGGGCGACGGAGTCGGCGGACGCGCTGCTGCGCAAGGAACACACCTGGCTGCCGCTCCTCGCGACCGGCCTCCCCCTCCCGATCCCCGTCCCGCAGCGCCTGGGTGAGCCCACCGCGCGCTTCCCCCGGCCCTGGCTCGTCACCACCTGGGTACCGGGCGAGCCCGCCGACCGCGCCCCCGCGACCCGCCCCGCCGAGGCGGCCGACACCCTCGCCGCCTTCCTGACCGCCTTTCACCGCCCCGCCCCCGACGAGGCGCCCACGGGAAGGGACCGCGGCGGCCGACTGGCCGACACCGCCGAAGGCTTGGACCGCGCGCTCGCCTCGGCCGCCGGACCGGGACTCGTCCACGACCCGGACGCCGTCCGCGCGGTCTGGGAGGACGCCGCCGCGCCCGAATGGACAGGCCCCCGCCTCTGGCTCCACGGCGACCTGCACCCCGCCAACATCCTCACCACCGACGGCACCTTCTCCGGCGTCATCGACTTCGGCGACCTCTTCGCCGGTGACCCGGCCTTCGACCTCGCCTCCGCCTGGCTCCTCCTGCCCGACGGAGCCCTCGACCGCTTCCACACCGCCTACCACCCCACCCCGGACCCCTCGACCCTGCGCCGTGCCCGGGGCTGGGCGGTCCTCCGTGCCCTCGCCGGCATCCACATCGGCCACGCGGGCGATCAGGGCCGCCCGGGAGGCAAGCCGACGTGGGGCCCACCGGGACAGGCGGCGTTGCGGCGGCTCACGGCGTCGCTCTGACCGCTCTGTCAGCCCGGAGGCGCTGGGCGCCGAGAGCGGAGCGCGGCGCCGTCCGGCACGGTGCCGTCCTCGGTGAACGCGCTGTGCCTGCGGAAGGAGTACGCCTTGCCGGCAGCCTGGAGGAAGTTGGCGAGAGCGAGAGCCGTCCACAGGGCGGCCAGACCCCTGGCGCGGGCGACCGGTACGGCGACGGCGGCCAGGACTCCGTAGCAGAGGAAGGTCGACACGAAACTCGGCACCGTCCGCTTGAGCCCGATGAGGCCGAACCCGACGACCGCCTGCAGCGCGTCGGTGACGACCACAGCCAGCACCAGCGGCAGAAGGTCCGTGATCCGTGGCCGCACCTCGGCGTCCGCGGTGAACAGCGGAACGACCCATCGGCTGAGGACGATTAACGCCCCCGCGACGGCCCCGGTCACGGCCAGTGCCAGCCCGGTCCCGGCCCGGACGCCGCGGCGGACACTCGCGCTGTCACGCTTCTCCGCATGGTCGGAGACCAGCGGGACGGTGGCCTGGCCGACCGCCACCGCGGCCGTGAAGACGAGATTGACCAGCGTGATGCCCACGCTGTGCACCGCCGCGCTGTCCGTCCCGGTCCGGGCCGCGGCGAAGGTCAGTACGCCCAGGACGGCGAACTTGACGAGTACCGTGACGGCCAGCGGAATCCCCACGGCGCCCAGCTTCCAGACCCGCTTCACATCCGGCCTGCCCGGGCGAAGGGAGCTGCCGGTCAGCACGGTGGCGTGGCGGAGGGCCAGTTGGGCGGCCACCGCGCTGATCACGCTGGAGGTGAGCATGGCGACGCCCGCCCCTGTGAGCCCGTGACTCGGCAGTGGTCCCGGTCCACCCACGAGGAGGACCGACAGCGTGACGGACGCGGCGGTGCCGAGGAACCCGGCCCGCATCACCAGCTTCGAGTGGCCCAGCGCGACCAGGACGGACGTGGCCGACGAGCCGACCGCGACGGCGAGAACGCTGCCGGCCAGCAGGACGGGGAAGATCCCCAGCTCGTCGAGGGCGGCACGGGGTACTCCGGTGGCTTCCCCGATCAGCGGAACCGCCGCGACCGCCGCTGCCGCGAGGGAACCGACCACGACCGCCAGCCACGTCCCGCCGCGCACCACGGACAGCAGCCGCTCAGGCTGCTCTCTGCACGCCGTGACGAACGGCATCACGCCACGCAGCGCGCCCGCCACCGTGGCCGTCGCAGGGCTGAACACGGCCATGGCGACGGCGAACGCCGCGAGCGTCGCGGTGGAGTGGTTGCCGAGCAGCGCGGTGTCGACCAGGGCCCCCGCCGAGGCGGCGAGCATCGCCAGGTAGAGGGGGAGAGCTGCTGCCGCTATCCCTCTCCACCCGACGCTTTCGGCCGGTCCGGGTCCTTTGGTCACGGATCGATCATCACACCGGGGGAGGGGGCGGATCAGCGGAAGTGGCCAACTCCCAGGGGAAGTCAGGGCCGGTGCCACGAGCGGCACCGGCCTCTCAGGCCGGACCTCACAGGTGCGGCCGCCTCCCGTGTTCCTGGCGTGGGAAGGTCTGGTCCGCCCCCGGTAGCGTCGGCTTGGGAAGTGTGGCCACCTCCTCCTTCGCCTTCTCGAGCTGCTCCGCCGTGTCGTCCGGCAGGCGCGGCGGGCGTGGGCGGGCCGAGCGGAAGCGGAAGGCGCTGGTGAGGTCGCCGAAGGTGCTGCGGCGCCAGTCGCTGATGTTGGGCTCCTCCACCCCGGTGACGTGCTCCAGGAACTGCAGCGCCGAGGTGTGGTCGAAGGCTTCCGTGGCGACCCAGCCGCCCACCGTCCAGGGCGAGATCACGATCGCCGGCACCCGGAAGCCGCCCCCGATGGGCAACCCCTGCACGAACTCGTCCGGCGTCCCGGCGGGCGGCACCGGCGGCGGTACATGGTCGAACAGGCCGTCGTTCTCGTCGTAGTTGAGGATGAACGCGGTCTTGCGCCACACCTTCGGGTTGGACGCGATGGCCTCGATCTTCGAGGCGACGAAGTCCGCGCCGGCCGCCGGGAGATAGTCCGGGTGCTCCGACTGGAAGCTGGTCGGCATGATCCAGGACACCGCCGGGAGGCGGTCGTTGCGCGCGTCGTCCTCGAAGGTGCCCTCGGGCTGCGGGCGCACCCCGCGCTCGTACAGCTCCGAGCCAGGGACGGCGTTCTTGAACGTGGCGAACTGCTCCAGCATGTTGCAGCCGTAGTCGTCGTCCTGCTGGTACACCTTCCAGCTCACCCCGGCCGCCTGGAGCCGCTCGGCGTAGGTGGTCCACTGGTACGGCTTGGGCGCCGAGTTCTTGATGACCGGGCCGCCCTGCGTGCCGCCGGGGTCGAGCGAACCGGTCATCCACATCAGCCGGTTGGGCCAGGTCGGCCCGAACACCGAGCAGAAGTAGTTGTCGCAGACGGTGAAGGTCTCGGCGAGCGCGAACTGGAACGGGATGTCCTCGCGCGTGTAGTAGCCCATCACGTACGGGCCGTTGACACCGTCGGCGGCGCGATGGGCGGGCAGCCACTGGTCCATCTTGCCGCCGTTCCATGCCTGGTGCTGCACGGACCAGGCATGGCTGGTGGACGGGATGGCCTGGGCGCTGGAGGAGTGGGTGTCGAGGTGGAAGGGCAGCAGGTAGCCCTTGGGGTTCTGCGCGTCGGGCTGGTAGAAGACGCTGCGTCCGCTGTCCAGCTCAAGGGCCTGGGGGTCGGCGAAGCCGCGGACACCGGAGAGGGTGCCGAAGTAGTGGTCGAACGACCGGTTCTCCTGCATCAGCAGGACGACGTGCTCGATGTCGCGCGGCGAACCGCCCGCGGGCGGCCCCGCGGCGACGGCCTTCTGGACGCTCGGCGGAAGCAGGGACAAGGCCGCGGCGCCACCCAGCGCACCCGCGGCCGACCCCAGGACTCTACGACGGGTCAACTCGCCCATTGCTGTCCCTTCTCGAGCGCGAGACGCGCTCCTGCGGAGTGTCGGTCGACCCGGCCGAGAGGCCGGGCCGCCGATCACTCTCCGCCCATCCTGGCGGGACGCGTCAGGGGAAGGCGGTGAACATGTGGCCAACGCGCGGGAACGGCTTGACCAGGTCATTACCGTGAATGCCGTTACGCCGCACGGGAGTTGCCGGGTGTTCAGAGAAGAGGCCCCCACCGCCGGTGCGGTGAGGGCCCTCGCTCTCCCGTCGCCTACAACTCCTTGATGCGGATGTCGCGGTACGAGATCACGTCCGTCGTGCTGTGCACCTGGAGCCCGATGTACCCCGTCGCGTAGCGCCGGCCGTCGGTGCCGGGGTCACCCGCGCGGGGCGGGGTGAAGACCTGGCCGCCGACGTTGTCGAACTCGTTGATCACGGCACCGTTGCGCAGGATCGTGAAGTGCTGGCCCTCCGCGCGGATCTCGTAGTCGTTCCAGGTGCCCTTCGGGGTGACCCCCGCGCCGCCCAGGCCCACGCGGTCGAAGCCGTAGACCGAGCCCGTCTTGTACATGTCGCCGGTGGGGCTGTCGAGGATCTGGATCTCGTGCCCGTAGTTGATGGCGACCCACTCGGGGCGGGACTCCTCGGGGTGGTCGTGGACGTTCGGGAACCGGATGAAGACACCGCCGTTGGCGTTGCCCGTGCCCGGCGCGTCGTCGCGGAACCGGAGCTTGAGCGAGAAGTCGCCGTACTTGCGCTCCGGGAACCACAGCATGCCCATGCCCGCCACCGTCGTACTGCTGGTGATGGCACCGTCGCCGGTCAGGGCGAACCGGCCGCCGCCGACCTGCTCCCACTTGGACAGGGAAGCCTCCGTGCCGTCGAACAGGTCACGGTAGCCCTGCGTCTGGCCGGGCTTGCCGATCTTCGACTGCTTGGCGGCCTTGGTGATCTTGGTGAACTCGCGCTGGTCGATGACGCCGTCCGTCAGGAGCCCGTCGAGCACCTTGTCGACGTGCTTGAGGAACAGGGCCTGCGACGACCAGTCCTTCTCGTCCTCGATCAGTTCGTTGATCGTGCACCGGCTGCGGGTCAGCCGGTTCGGCACGCCCGTGTCGACGGTGCCCACGATGACCGTCAGCCGCTCGTCGTACTCGGGGCATGAGGGCGCCGGGACGCCACCGCCCTGCGCGACGGTGAAGGTGACGGACTTGGCCGCGGAGGTGTTCCCCGCCTTGTCCGTCGCCCGGTACGCCACCGTGTGGAAGCCGAGCCGGTCCACGACGACGGCGGACGAGTACTCCAGGTACGGGCCCCCGTCGAGCGAGTACTCGACACGGGCCACCCCGGACGCGGAGTCCGAGGCGGTGACCGTGACCTTGGCGCTCGTCACGTACGCGCCGTTGGAGTTCTTGGTGCCGCTCACCACGGCCGAGGTCTCCGGCGCGGCCGTGTCCTCGGCGGGCGGCTCCACGACGGTGAAGGTCACGGACTTCGCGGCCGCCGCGTTCCCCGCCTTGTCGGTCGCCCGGTAGCGGACGGTGTGCCGGCCCACCTGGTGCACCATGACCGGCGCGGTGTACGGCTGCCAGGCTGCGTCCGCGCCGAGCGCGTACTCGATGGTGTTGACCCCCGACCCGGTGTCGGAGGCGGTGACGGTGACGGTCGCCATCGTGAGGTAGTCGCCCTCGGCGTCCTTCTCGCCGCTCACCGTCGCGGAGGTCTCCGGCGCGGTGGTGTCGTCCGTCGGCGGGGCGACCACGCCGAAGGTCACGGACTTCGCGGCCGCCACGTTGCCCGCCTGGTCGGTGGCGCGGTAGCGCAGGGTGTGCGATCCGACCTGGTCGACGACGACAGGCGCGGTGTACGCCTGCCACGGGCCGTCCTCGCCGACCGCGTACTCGATCGACTTCACGCCGGACGCGTCGTCCGAGGCGGACACCGTCACCGTGGCCGAGCCGACGTAGGCCCCGTCGGCGTTCTTCTGCCCCTCGACCTTGGCCGAGGCCGTCGGCGCGGTGGTGTCCTCGCCGCCCGGCTCGGTCACCGTCAGGATGCCCTGCATCTGCCCGTGACCGGGGATGCTGCAGAAGAAGCGGTAGCGGCCGGGCGTCAGCGTCACGTCGACGGTGTGCTTGCCGCCGCTGTCGTCGCCGGGGTTGGCCAGGATGTTCACCGGGACGTCGTGGTTGTACTCGGGGTCCGACACGTCGAAGGTCAACGTGTGCGGCATGCCGATGTCGTTGCCGGTGGCGGCGCTGTTCTCGAACACGAGCGTGGTCGGGCCGGCCACCGCCGTCGTCGGGAAACTGGCGTACTGGTCGGTGCGTGAACTCGCGGTCCACGTCAGCGTCTGGGCCGCCGCACGGTCACCGTCACGTCCGTAGGCGGCCGTCGAGGTGAGCCCCAGCATCAGCAGCAGCGCGCCCAGCAGCGCGGTGTACAGGCGCAGAGGTCGATGTCTCACTGTGCCGCCTTCCTGGCCAGATCCTTCGCGGCGGGGGTGGCCTCGCCGCCCTTGTACGTCACACGCCACAGCGCGGACTGGGAGTCGGAGGTGAAGAAGCCGCGGCCGTAG is from Streptomyces seoulensis and encodes:
- a CDS encoding OmpL47-type beta-barrel domain-containing protein, encoding MLGLTSTAAYGRDGDRAAAQTLTWTASSRTDQYASFPTTAVAGPTTLVFENSAATGNDIGMPHTLTFDVSDPEYNHDVPVNILANPGDDSGGKHTVDVTLTPGRYRFFCSIPGHGQMQGILTVTEPGGEDTTAPTASAKVEGQKNADGAYVGSATVTVSASDDASGVKSIEYAVGEDGPWQAYTAPVVVDQVGSHTLRYRATDQAGNVAAAKSVTFGVVAPPTDDTTAPETSATVSGEKDAEGDYLTMATVTVTASDTGSGVNTIEYALGADAAWQPYTAPVMVHQVGRHTVRYRATDKAGNAAAAKSVTFTVVEPPAEDTAAPETSAVVSGTKNSNGAYVTSAKVTVTASDSASGVARVEYSLDGGPYLEYSSAVVVDRLGFHTVAYRATDKAGNTSAAKSVTFTVAQGGGVPAPSCPEYDERLTVIVGTVDTGVPNRLTRSRCTINELIEDEKDWSSQALFLKHVDKVLDGLLTDGVIDQREFTKITKAAKQSKIGKPGQTQGYRDLFDGTEASLSKWEQVGGGRFALTGDGAITSSTTVAGMGMLWFPERKYGDFSLKLRFRDDAPGTGNANGGVFIRFPNVHDHPEESRPEWVAINYGHEIQILDSPTGDMYKTGSVYGFDRVGLGGAGVTPKGTWNDYEIRAEGQHFTILRNGAVINEFDNVGGQVFTPPRAGDPGTDGRRYATGYIGLQVHSTTDVISYRDIRIKEL
- a CDS encoding alkaline phosphatase family protein, giving the protein MGELTRRRVLGSAAGALGGAAALSLLPPSVQKAVAAGPPAGGSPRDIEHVVLLMQENRSFDHYFGTLSGVRGFADPQALELDSGRSVFYQPDAQNPKGYLLPFHLDTHSSSAQAIPSTSHAWSVQHQAWNGGKMDQWLPAHRAADGVNGPYVMGYYTREDIPFQFALAETFTVCDNYFCSVFGPTWPNRLMWMTGSLDPGGTQGGPVIKNSAPKPYQWTTYAERLQAAGVSWKVYQQDDDYGCNMLEQFATFKNAVPGSELYERGVRPQPEGTFEDDARNDRLPAVSWIMPTSFQSEHPDYLPAAGADFVASKIEAIASNPKVWRKTAFILNYDENDGLFDHVPPPVPPAGTPDEFVQGLPIGGGFRVPAIVISPWTVGGWVATEAFDHTSALQFLEHVTGVEEPNISDWRRSTFGDLTSAFRFRSARPRPPRLPDDTAEQLEKAKEEVATLPKPTLPGADQTFPRQEHGRRPHL
- a CDS encoding aminoglycoside phosphotransferase family protein; amino-acid sequence: MTVTGTDITADLIRDLLREQHPDLADRPLKLGALGWDNQVWRLGDDLAVRMPWATESADALLRKEHTWLPLLATGLPLPIPVPQRLGEPTARFPRPWLVTTWVPGEPADRAPATRPAEAADTLAAFLTAFHRPAPDEAPTGRDRGGRLADTAEGLDRALASAAGPGLVHDPDAVRAVWEDAAAPEWTGPRLWLHGDLHPANILTTDGTFSGVIDFGDLFAGDPAFDLASAWLLLPDGALDRFHTAYHPTPDPSTLRRARGWAVLRALAGIHIGHAGDQGRPGGKPTWGPPGQAALRRLTASL
- a CDS encoding MATE family efflux transporter, which gives rise to MTKGPGPAESVGWRGIAAAALPLYLAMLAASAGALVDTALLGNHSTATLAAFAVAMAVFSPATATVAGALRGVMPFVTACREQPERLLSVVRGGTWLAVVVGSLAAAAVAAVPLIGEATGVPRAALDELGIFPVLLAGSVLAVAVGSSATSVLVALGHSKLVMRAGFLGTAASVTLSVLLVGGPGPLPSHGLTGAGVAMLTSSVISAVAAQLALRHATVLTGSSLRPGRPDVKRVWKLGAVGIPLAVTVLVKFAVLGVLTFAAARTGTDSAAVHSVGITLVNLVFTAAVAVGQATVPLVSDHAEKRDSASVRRGVRAGTGLALAVTGAVAGALIVLSRWVVPLFTADAEVRPRITDLLPLVLAVVVTDALQAVVGFGLIGLKRTVPSFVSTFLCYGVLAAVAVPVARARGLAALWTALALANFLQAAGKAYSFRRHSAFTEDGTVPDGAALRSRRPAPPG
- a CDS encoding L,D-transpeptidase family protein, which produces MRNSTDTPSCPRYARRGGARHAISAAAVCGVLLAVATSCGDTDGRARSGGAAGNGNPAVSGSSSPATGTGVPGVGARMGEQIPSATRQLVVVYGDDRDSAEGLAVLYEKQGAQWKQSASWPSHNGRRGWTTDHQLDDERSPVGVFSLTDAGGTLRSPGSKLPYWYDDNAYAASVNQDDEAHAHDFDYVIAINYNRLKGTPPYDWSRPEGVEKGGGIWLHLDHGDGTSACVTVPEAGMKTLLRTLDPADHPVVIMGDRERLKS